The following proteins are co-located in the Gigantopelta aegis isolate Gae_Host chromosome 5, Gae_host_genome, whole genome shotgun sequence genome:
- the LOC121373166 gene encoding uncharacterized protein LOC121373166: protein MIDITVCNMWRCITYIVALLSPWLVVGLTLDRFYCVVFSMKRDRFCTKRKATIACSCLIAVSVAMSIPLAYNGKVVKDADIICVVSDQLMGYFASFRLVFNSTLPCLLILIVNIATGIHIQRSANFRKRFTSTSSGSTENKLDKSLRPLMLIFILAFVTLLPSSIAESAILVLMVTGKDPNALYVFTKVWPPVNSVYLVNFGQNFYILMASSTNYRKIMKSKLKCKKVSRQEVNVPVSRGPVQDCDVVDTNVVELSGRHAINSGPTSSVTSSITECQDGSIDFTEMLHL, encoded by the coding sequence ATGATTGACATCACAGTCTGCAACATGTGGAGATGTATAACGTACATAGTAGCACTGTTGTCACCATGGTTGGTCGTTGGACTGACTCTGGATAGGTTCTACTGTGTTGTTTTCTCAATGAAACGCGACCGATTCTGCACCAAAAGGAAAGCTACTATCGCATGTTCGTGTCTGATTGCTGTGTCGGTAGCGATGTCGATTCCACTGGCGTATAATGGGAAGGTTGTGAAAGACGCAGACATAATCTGTGTTGTAAGCGATCAGCTCATGGGATACTTCGCTTCTTTTCGTCTGGTTTTTAACTCTACCCTACCTTGCCTCTTGATATTGATCGTCAACATTGCTACTGGAATCCACATCCAGCGCAGCGCTAATTTCCGTAAGAGATTCACCTCCACCAGCTCTGGTTCCACGGAAAACAAGCTGGACAAGTCACTCCGACCTCTTATGCTGATCTTCATACTAGCTTTCGTAACTCTTCTCCCTTCATCTATTGCAGAAAGTGCTATATTGGTTCTAATGGTAACAGGAAAAGACCCGAATGCGCTATATGTCTTCACCAAAGTGTGGCCGCCAGTTAATAGTGTGTATCTGGTCAATTTTGGGCAGAATTTTTACATCCTAATGGCCAGTTCAACCAACTACAGGAAGATCATGAAAAGCAAGCTTAAATGCAAGAAGGTCTCCAGGCAGGAGGTGAATGTTCCGGTGTCAAGAGGTCCAGTCCAGGATTGTGATGTTGTCGACACAAATGTCGTGGAATTGAGTGGTAGACACGCGATAAATTCCGGGCCGACGTCGTCAGTTACCTCCTCCATTACGGAATGTCAAGATGGTTCAATAGATTTCACGGAAATGTTACATCTCTAA